A region of Geobacillus sp. 46C-IIa DNA encodes the following proteins:
- a CDS encoding glycerate kinase translates to MKVVIAPDSFKESLSALEVAEAVERGFRTVFPEAEYVKVPMADGGEGTVQSLVDATGGRIVEVKVTGPLGEPVLAFFGLLGDGKTAVIEMAAASGLHLVPRDRRNPLVTTTRGTGELIRAALDAGATHLIIGLGGSATNDGGAGMVQALGGRLLDRDGRDIRSGGGALADLQAIDLSGLDPRLKSVRIDVACDVDNPLTGPKGAAAIFGPQKGATPDMVAILDRNLAHYADVIHRELGKQVGDIPGAGAAGGLGAGLLAFLPAELKRGVDIVIETVQLAERVKGADLVITGEGRIDGQTVFGKTPIGVAKTAKRFGVPVIGIAGSLGDDSAAVLDHGIDALFTIVPGVVSLEKALKDAEYYLSQAARHIASVYRLGQMEGTFSRRREKSF, encoded by the coding sequence ATGAAAGTCGTGATTGCCCCGGATTCGTTTAAAGAAAGCCTTTCTGCGCTCGAAGTCGCTGAGGCGGTCGAACGCGGATTTCGGACGGTGTTTCCGGAAGCTGAATACGTGAAAGTGCCGATGGCCGACGGCGGAGAAGGGACTGTGCAGTCGCTCGTTGACGCGACCGGTGGCCGCATCGTGGAAGTCAAAGTGACCGGTCCGCTCGGCGAGCCGGTGTTGGCGTTTTTCGGCTTGCTTGGTGACGGGAAGACAGCCGTGATTGAGATGGCGGCCGCCTCAGGACTGCATCTTGTCCCGCGCGACCGGCGCAATCCGTTGGTGACGACGACACGAGGGACAGGGGAACTGATCCGCGCCGCGCTTGACGCTGGCGCCACCCATCTGATCATCGGCCTCGGCGGCAGCGCGACAAACGACGGCGGCGCCGGCATGGTGCAGGCGCTTGGCGGGCGGCTTTTAGACCGCGACGGCCGCGACATCCGTTCAGGCGGCGGGGCGCTCGCCGACTTGCAGGCAATCGACCTTTCCGGACTCGATCCGCGCCTCAAGAGCGTCCGCATTGATGTGGCCTGCGACGTCGACAACCCGTTGACCGGTCCAAAAGGGGCGGCGGCTATTTTCGGGCCGCAAAAAGGGGCGACACCGGACATGGTGGCGATCCTCGACCGAAACTTAGCCCATTACGCCGACGTGATCCACCGCGAACTCGGCAAACAAGTGGGCGACATCCCGGGTGCAGGCGCGGCTGGCGGCTTAGGAGCGGGGTTGCTTGCGTTTCTTCCGGCCGAATTAAAGCGCGGTGTTGATATTGTGATCGAAACGGTCCAGCTCGCCGAGCGCGTCAAAGGGGCGGACTTAGTCATCACCGGCGAAGGGCGAATCGACGGACAGACGGTATTTGGCAAAACGCCGATTGGCGTGGCCAAGACAGCGAAGCGGTTCGGCGTCCCAGTCATCGGCATCGCCGGGTCGCTGGGCGACGATAGTGCGGCCGTATTGGATCACGGCATTGACGCGCTATTTACGATCGTTCCGGGCGTCGTGTCGCTTGAAAAAGCATTAAAGGATGCGGAATATTATTTGTCACAAGCAGCGAGGCACATTGCTTCCGTTTATCGACTCGGTCAAATGGAAGGGACTTTTTCCCGTAGAAGAGAGAAAAGTTTTTAA
- the rlmH gene encoding 23S rRNA (pseudouridine(1915)-N(3))-methyltransferase RlmH produces the protein MHISIIAVGKLKEKYLIAGVSEYTKRLSAYAKIEIIEVADEKTPERASELEEEQIKEREGERLLAKISPDAHVIALAIKGKMKSSEQFATRLDELATYGKSKVAFVIGGSLGLSKQVMARADETLSFSKMTFPHQLMRLILLEQIYRAFRINRGEPYHK, from the coding sequence GTGCATATCTCCATTATAGCTGTAGGTAAGTTGAAGGAAAAATATTTGATCGCTGGGGTGAGCGAGTATACAAAGCGTCTATCCGCATACGCCAAAATAGAGATCATTGAAGTTGCTGACGAAAAAACGCCAGAGAGGGCGAGCGAACTCGAGGAAGAACAAATAAAAGAGCGCGAGGGCGAGCGGCTGCTGGCGAAAATTTCGCCCGATGCCCATGTCATCGCACTCGCCATTAAAGGGAAAATGAAATCGTCCGAGCAATTCGCCACCCGCCTTGATGAGCTCGCCACTTACGGAAAAAGCAAGGTGGCTTTTGTCATCGGCGGCTCGCTCGGCTTAAGCAAACAAGTGATGGCGCGCGCCGATGAAACGTTGTCGTTTTCGAAAATGACGTTTCCACACCAGCTGATGCGTCTTATTTTGCTTGAGCAAATTTACCGCGCGTTTCGCATTAACCGGGGGGAACCGTATCACAAGTGA
- a CDS encoding CxxH/CxxC protein — protein sequence MIFTCEEHIDIAIDEYVDETEQAPDLAPVDNNEKQCSFCEKKAVYVVGN from the coding sequence ATGATATTCACATGTGAAGAACATATTGATATCGCCATTGACGAATATGTGGATGAGACTGAACAGGCGCCCGATCTTGCACCTGTGGATAACAACGAAAAACAGTGCAGTTTTTGTGAAAAAAAGGCTGTATATGTAGTAGGAAACTAA
- a CDS encoding YycH family regulatory protein, with protein MYEAIKTVVLTVLVFISITLTFVLWTYYPKYDVLQNDEYIQHVSVSNTQVDTAMVVQPKQMLIHKNGVHYAVTKEEEKNEVLKEMEKWTFDDFENISSSVSPGKFLTFLNGKERLEIIYPDEVPIDIYRLIFTVEDKGLDDLSFDRILVPLGGEDEFPVYFISTDKRKVYRATASSASLAMISRLAKETNHFPRYFAYPVSETKQLYLPESEVALSSLQYYTDELDVDKFKEALFSDPSFVKKDLIPFGEEYTDGSRLMDVDFLQRTLLYVNPAARVSNISQMKSETHLIQKSIDFVNEHGGWTDLYHFARWSEEDRKVIFRLVVNGYPVFNEYGMSEIVETWGASDLMKYQRPLFRLEIADRNRTPKTLPSGRDIVKQLGAMKGIRKALVKDIAIGYELVKDPEREKVIRLEPAWFYLYGQTWKKVNVGEESRGGGTNGLE; from the coding sequence ATGTATGAGGCGATCAAAACAGTCGTATTGACAGTGCTCGTGTTTATTAGCATTACGTTGACGTTCGTTTTATGGACATATTACCCGAAATATGACGTGCTGCAAAACGACGAGTACATTCAGCACGTTTCCGTGAGCAACACGCAAGTGGATACGGCAATGGTTGTGCAGCCGAAGCAGATGCTCATCCATAAAAATGGTGTTCACTATGCCGTAACGAAGGAAGAAGAGAAAAATGAAGTGCTGAAAGAAATGGAAAAGTGGACGTTTGACGACTTCGAAAACATTTCGTCTTCTGTTTCACCGGGAAAGTTTTTGACATTTTTAAATGGCAAAGAGCGGCTGGAAATTATTTATCCAGACGAAGTGCCGATTGACATATACCGGTTAATTTTCACTGTCGAAGATAAAGGACTGGACGATTTGTCATTCGATCGTATTCTCGTCCCTCTTGGCGGAGAAGACGAGTTTCCAGTGTACTTTATCTCGACAGATAAGCGCAAAGTTTACCGAGCGACCGCCAGCAGCGCCTCCTTGGCGATGATCAGCCGGCTGGCGAAAGAAACAAACCATTTTCCCCGTTATTTTGCTTATCCGGTCAGCGAGACGAAACAGCTTTACTTGCCGGAAAGCGAAGTGGCGCTCAGCAGCTTGCAATACTATACCGATGAATTAGATGTCGATAAATTTAAAGAGGCGCTGTTTAGCGATCCGAGCTTTGTCAAAAAAGATTTGATCCCATTTGGTGAAGAGTATACGGACGGTTCGCGGCTGATGGATGTTGATTTTCTCCAACGTACGCTGTTGTATGTCAACCCGGCAGCGCGCGTCTCGAACATTAGTCAAATGAAATCGGAAACCCATCTCATTCAAAAAAGCATCGATTTTGTTAACGAACATGGCGGCTGGACCGATCTGTACCATTTTGCCCGCTGGAGTGAAGAAGACCGGAAAGTCATTTTCCGCCTGGTTGTGAACGGCTATCCGGTTTTCAACGAATATGGCATGTCAGAAATCGTGGAAACATGGGGAGCGAGCGATTTAATGAAATACCAGCGTCCGCTGTTCCGCCTTGAAATTGCTGACCGCAACCGCACCCCGAAAACGTTGCCGTCCGGCCGCGATATTGTCAAGCAGCTTGGGGCAATGAAAGGCATCCGTAAAGCGCTCGTGAAAGATATCGCCATCGGCTATGAGCTCGTCAAAGATCCGGAACGGGAAAAGGTGATCCGTCTGGAACCGGCTTGGTTTTATTTGTACGGGCAAACGTGGAAAAAGGTGAACGTTGGCGAAGAGAGCAGAGGAGGGGGAACCAATGGACTGGAATAA
- a CDS encoding GGDEF domain-containing protein → MLLRARPIILAVFFVSIAIVFVSKPVSFNRTYVIALLFYWLFSSLYSHLRVVDKTKNNIPVDYGINYSLSFALFAGPLGLFIFEALFRLTEHMTKKYLKTAEPDEWLHTLYNIGSFVTFNSLAFALYDLLYPLFQPVPFIGFWLLIFLLVIIVSFLTDCCLIIIFYITGDIRTQREALDFMKTRSWTDMGKTALTNGLLFLFLQEQQWDMLLSLFLLNYFVSRSFFSKSQSIQHKLERDHFERMAYTDFLTGVHNRAYMDKTITKLNGTGEWIGVVVADIDNFKAINDTYNHAVGDEVIRHFALTLRRFLKEDDFLFRSGGEEFTMFLRHRTFEESVRLVEEIREAVRHSTVLIEYMTAKRPIAYTSSFGLYFFQAEGSMSIEKAYIYADHLLLRSKESGKNKVSAQCGGVA, encoded by the coding sequence ATGTTACTCCGAGCACGACCGATTATTTTGGCTGTTTTTTTCGTGTCGATTGCCATTGTTTTTGTGTCAAAACCGGTTTCTTTCAATCGCACGTATGTCATCGCCTTGCTGTTTTACTGGCTGTTTTCTAGCTTATATTCCCACTTGCGCGTCGTGGACAAAACGAAAAACAATATTCCGGTTGACTACGGCATTAACTACAGCTTATCGTTCGCCTTGTTTGCCGGCCCGCTTGGGCTGTTTATTTTTGAAGCATTATTTCGCCTAACTGAACATATGACAAAAAAATACTTGAAGACAGCAGAGCCGGATGAATGGCTGCACACACTGTATAACATCGGTTCTTTTGTGACATTCAATTCATTAGCGTTTGCCTTGTACGACCTTCTCTATCCGCTGTTTCAGCCTGTTCCGTTCATCGGCTTTTGGTTGCTTATCTTTCTGCTCGTCATCATCGTTTCCTTTTTGACCGACTGCTGCCTCATCATCATTTTTTATATAACCGGTGACATTCGGACGCAGCGCGAAGCACTCGATTTTATGAAAACAAGAAGTTGGACGGATATGGGAAAAACGGCGCTGACGAACGGCCTGTTATTTCTCTTTTTGCAAGAACAGCAATGGGATATGCTCTTGAGCTTGTTTTTGCTCAATTACTTCGTCAGCCGCTCGTTCTTTTCCAAATCGCAAAGCATCCAGCATAAACTAGAACGCGATCACTTTGAAAGAATGGCGTATACCGACTTTCTGACCGGCGTTCATAACCGCGCCTACATGGACAAGACGATCACCAAGTTAAATGGAACAGGCGAATGGATTGGCGTTGTCGTCGCTGATATCGACAATTTTAAAGCCATTAACGACACATACAACCACGCTGTTGGCGACGAAGTGATCCGCCACTTTGCCTTGACATTGAGACGATTCCTGAAAGAGGATGATTTTTTGTTTCGCAGCGGCGGGGAAGAGTTTACCATGTTTTTGCGCCATCGCACATTTGAAGAAAGCGTCCGGCTTGTCGAGGAGATTCGAGAAGCAGTGCGCCATAGCACGGTGTTGATCGAGTACATGACGGCGAAACGTCCCATTGCCTATACGTCGTCCTTTGGTCTTTACTTTTTCCAGGCAGAGGGGAGCATGTCGATCGAAAAAGCGTACATTTATGCTGATCATTTATTGCTTCGTTCGAAAGAAAGCGGCAAAAATAAAGTATCGGCCCAGTGTGGGGGAGTTGCATAA
- a CDS encoding MBL fold metallo-hydrolase, whose protein sequence is MTMRFSVLASGSTGNAFYIETDRQRLLVDAGLSGKQLEQLFAEIGRHPKQLDALLVTHEHSDHIKGLGVLARKYRLPIYANEKTWRAMEQAVGDIPTEQKFVFPLGAVRTFGDVDVESFGVSHDAAEPMFYVFHSGGKKLALLTDTGYVSERMKKTIENADVFVLESNHDVGMLRMGRYPWNVKRRILSDVGHISNEEAGLALADVIGERTRQIYLAHLSQDNNMKELARMTVAQTLEQRGLAVGIRFRLYDTDPRQATALAYV, encoded by the coding sequence ATGACCATGCGATTTAGTGTACTGGCAAGCGGCAGTACTGGCAACGCTTTTTATATCGAAACAGATCGCCAGCGTCTGCTTGTCGATGCCGGATTAAGCGGCAAACAGTTGGAGCAGTTATTCGCGGAAATCGGCCGTCATCCGAAGCAGCTTGACGCGCTCCTTGTGACCCATGAACATAGCGACCATATTAAAGGACTTGGTGTCCTTGCCCGCAAGTACCGCCTGCCGATTTATGCGAATGAAAAAACGTGGCGGGCCATGGAGCAGGCTGTCGGCGACATCCCGACCGAGCAAAAGTTTGTCTTTCCGCTCGGCGCGGTGAGAACGTTCGGCGATGTCGACGTTGAATCATTCGGCGTTTCTCACGATGCAGCCGAACCGATGTTTTACGTCTTTCACTCCGGGGGCAAAAAGCTCGCCTTGCTGACCGATACCGGCTATGTGAGCGAGCGGATGAAAAAGACGATTGAAAATGCCGACGTATTTGTGCTGGAGAGCAATCATGATGTCGGGATGTTGCGAATGGGGAGGTATCCGTGGAACGTCAAGCGCCGCATTTTAAGCGATGTCGGCCATATTTCGAATGAAGAAGCGGGTCTGGCGCTTGCTGATGTGATCGGCGAACGGACGAGACAAATTTATTTGGCCCATTTAAGCCAAGATAACAATATGAAGGAGCTGGCGCGCATGACCGTGGCGCAAACGCTCGAGCAAAGGGGTCTGGCGGTCGGTATCCGCTTTCGTTTGTACGATACCGACCCGCGCCAGGCGACAGCGCTGGCGTATGTATGA
- a CDS encoding two-component system regulatory protein YycI, with protein sequence MDWNKTKTIFIIVFLILDCFLVYQFMEKRNSSQLDVILETTIEEQLEANGITYVELPKEVTKAAYVSGKSRSFTAADTKKLSGQRAEIKGETKLKGTFTHPVALNVDDPYQLREFLQRHILNGAQYAFWSFDEKEGTVTCYQVYDGKMIYGNENSKLVIHVNEQREALSYEQTMLDDLEKYERKQDIVPAIKAIETLYRKGHLQPGDRVTEVELGYYGLVQFTASQVLTPTWHIVVNRKEDYFVNAFEGQVINDQGNVLE encoded by the coding sequence ATGGACTGGAATAAAACGAAGACGATTTTTATTATTGTGTTCCTCATCCTTGATTGCTTTTTAGTCTATCAGTTTATGGAAAAGCGAAACAGCAGCCAGCTTGACGTCATTTTAGAAACGACGATTGAAGAACAGCTCGAGGCGAACGGCATTACGTATGTCGAACTACCGAAAGAGGTGACGAAAGCGGCGTATGTGAGCGGCAAAAGCCGGTCGTTCACCGCCGCCGATACGAAAAAACTCTCCGGACAAAGAGCAGAAATTAAAGGGGAAACGAAGTTGAAAGGGACGTTCACTCATCCGGTCGCTCTAAACGTCGACGATCCATACCAACTGCGCGAGTTTTTACAGCGCCACATCTTAAACGGAGCACAGTACGCCTTCTGGTCATTTGATGAAAAGGAAGGAACGGTGACTTGTTATCAAGTGTACGACGGCAAAATGATTTACGGCAATGAAAACAGCAAGCTCGTCATCCACGTCAACGAGCAGCGGGAAGCGCTGTCCTATGAACAGACGATGCTCGATGACTTGGAAAAGTACGAACGGAAACAAGATATCGTTCCGGCCATTAAGGCGATTGAGACACTTTATCGAAAGGGGCATTTACAACCGGGGGATCGCGTCACCGAGGTCGAGCTTGGTTACTACGGGCTTGTCCAATTTACCGCCTCGCAAGTGCTGACGCCGACATGGCATATCGTTGTCAACCGGAAGGAAGACTATTTTGTCAATGCGTTTGAAGGGCAAGTCATTAATGATCAAGGGAATGTGCTGGAGTGA
- a CDS encoding IS3 family transposase produces the protein MDNACVENFFSHFKAECFHLYSFRTAEEVKDAVHQYIHFYNHERFQKKLNNLSSYEYKTQVA, from the coding sequence TTGGACAATGCCTGTGTAGAAAACTTTTTTAGTCATTTCAAGGCTGAGTGTTTCCATCTGTACTCGTTTCGCACAGCCGAAGAGGTGAAGGATGCCGTACACCAATATATTCATTTCTATAACCACGAACGTTTCCAAAAGAAATTAAACAACCTGAGTTCTTATGAATATAAAACTCAGGTTGCTTAA
- a CDS encoding sodium:alanine symporter family protein yields the protein MMEKWVETVSNLVWSPALIILCLVVGLFFSLSTRFLQLRHFAEMIRQMFRGKSSDEGISSFQALSLALSGRVGTGNIAGVATAIAYGGPGAVFWMWLIAFVGAGSAFAEAALAQVYKTKQDGQFRGGPAYYIEKGLKWKWYAALFAVVTVLATGVLLPGVQANSIAEGMKNAFSIHPAVSGIGIVILVGIIIIGGVRRIARTAEFIVPFMAIGYILMALIIILVNIGKVPEVFSLIFRSAFGADAAFGGILGAAISWGVKRGIYSNEAGQGTAPHAAAAAEVSHPAKQGLVQAFSIYIDTWFVCSATAFMILMTGMYNVTPEGKAPIVQTLGDVEPGPTYTQKAVETVFPDLGAPFVAVALFFFAFTTIMAYYYMAETNLTYLGRLLKWKNIRTFQFALKIVMLAVVFYGSVKTASLAWMLGDIGVGSMAWLNLVAILLLAKPALKVLKDYEQQKKEGKDPVFDPVKLGIEGADFWEYDYKERETKAVSGK from the coding sequence ATGATGGAAAAATGGGTGGAAACGGTCAGCAATCTTGTTTGGAGTCCAGCGTTGATTATCCTTTGTCTTGTTGTGGGCTTGTTTTTTTCACTATCGACTCGTTTTTTGCAGCTTCGGCATTTTGCCGAGATGATCAGGCAAATGTTTCGCGGTAAAAGTTCGGATGAAGGAATTTCATCATTTCAAGCGCTTTCATTGGCGCTCTCCGGTCGTGTCGGCACCGGGAACATCGCTGGGGTGGCGACGGCCATCGCTTATGGTGGTCCGGGTGCGGTGTTTTGGATGTGGCTCATCGCCTTCGTCGGAGCCGGTTCGGCGTTCGCTGAAGCGGCGTTGGCTCAAGTGTACAAGACGAAACAAGACGGTCAGTTTCGCGGCGGCCCCGCCTATTATATTGAAAAAGGGTTGAAATGGAAATGGTATGCCGCGCTGTTTGCTGTCGTCACTGTATTGGCGACCGGCGTCCTTCTTCCGGGTGTTCAGGCCAACAGCATTGCTGAGGGGATGAAAAACGCCTTTTCAATTCATCCAGCAGTCTCAGGAATCGGGATTGTCATTTTGGTGGGTATCATCATTATAGGTGGTGTAAGGCGCATCGCTCGAACGGCTGAATTCATTGTACCGTTTATGGCCATCGGCTATATTTTAATGGCACTTATTATTATCTTGGTCAATATAGGAAAAGTACCAGAAGTGTTTAGTTTAATTTTCCGCAGTGCATTCGGTGCTGATGCCGCGTTCGGAGGCATTTTAGGAGCGGCTATCTCTTGGGGGGTTAAGCGTGGTATCTACTCTAACGAAGCAGGGCAAGGGACGGCTCCGCACGCAGCGGCAGCAGCTGAGGTGTCGCACCCGGCGAAGCAAGGTCTCGTTCAAGCGTTTTCGATCTATATTGACACTTGGTTTGTTTGTTCGGCGACGGCCTTTATGATTTTAATGACGGGCATGTATAATGTGACGCCAGAAGGAAAAGCGCCGATTGTGCAAACTCTTGGCGACGTAGAGCCTGGCCCGACCTACACACAAAAGGCAGTTGAAACCGTTTTCCCTGATCTTGGTGCACCGTTTGTCGCCGTTGCTTTGTTCTTCTTTGCCTTTACAACGATCATGGCCTACTACTATATGGCTGAGACAAATCTCACGTACCTAGGACGGCTACTGAAGTGGAAAAATATCCGGACATTTCAGTTTGCTTTGAAGATCGTCATGCTGGCTGTTGTTTTCTATGGTTCTGTCAAAACAGCAAGCCTCGCTTGGATGCTCGGCGATATCGGAGTAGGGAGCATGGCATGGCTAAACTTGGTCGCCATCCTGCTGTTGGCCAAACCGGCACTCAAAGTGTTAAAAGACTACGAACAGCAGAAAAAAGAGGGGAAAGATCCCGTGTTTGACCCGGTGAAACTCGGCATTGAAGGTGCTGATTTTTGGGAGTACGATTACAAGGAGCGGGAAACAAAAGCGGTAAGCGGAAAATAG
- a CDS encoding glycosyltransferase family 8 protein gives MLKSLFANKTSEHRVTVYVLHETLSEQNKRNLEKVLKKHNQQPIFLPVTDPTFSGLKETHYITKEMYYRIAIPDLLGSEVKKALYLDSDLIVKEDICELWETDIDDYFVAAVESVDAQGRKKDLLIPDDSRYFNSGVLLINTEKWREHNISAKVFEFIRTYPEKLIHPDQDALNAVLHDKWRLLHPKWNYTTGHVKLRLRMKPAIIHFTGPKKPWNAHHPLAKQYLKYRKKVEWT, from the coding sequence ATGTTAAAGTCGTTGTTTGCCAATAAAACGTCCGAACATCGTGTCACTGTTTATGTATTGCACGAAACGTTATCGGAACAAAATAAACGAAACTTAGAAAAAGTATTAAAAAAACATAACCAACAGCCGATTTTTTTGCCTGTTACTGATCCTACTTTCTCTGGGTTGAAAGAAACACATTATATTACAAAAGAAATGTACTACCGCATTGCGATTCCAGACTTGCTTGGTTCGGAAGTGAAAAAAGCGCTTTATCTTGACTCCGACCTCATTGTCAAAGAAGATATTTGCGAACTATGGGAAACAGACATCGATGACTACTTCGTCGCTGCTGTCGAGAGCGTCGATGCCCAAGGAAGAAAAAAGGACTTATTGATCCCTGACGATTCTCGTTATTTTAACTCCGGCGTCTTGTTAATCAATACGGAAAAATGGCGCGAACACAACATATCCGCCAAAGTGTTCGAATTTATCCGGACATATCCGGAAAAACTCATCCATCCGGACCAAGACGCGTTAAACGCCGTTTTACACGACAAATGGCGGCTTTTGCATCCAAAATGGAATTATACAACAGGTCATGTTAAATTGCGCTTGCGCATGAAACCGGCCATCATCCATTTCACCGGCCCAAAAAAACCATGGAACGCCCATCATCCACTCGCAAAACAATATTTGAAATACAGGAAAAAAGTGGAGTGGACGTAG
- a CDS encoding S1C family serine protease, translating into MGYYDDHYEPHGQTRRKRRSGSFVSALVGAVLGGLLVLMSIPALSRWDVLPYDVVPPQGGEGEREEENGAPPIQQSVSVDVTTAVTKAIDQVSDAVVGVVNIQAAGFWSQGGEAGVGSGVIYKKAGGRAFIVTNHHVVENASQLEVSLKDGTRVPAKLLGSDVLMDLAVLEIDAKHVKKVAPFGNSDTVKPGEPVIAIGNPLGLQFAGSVTQGIISGTNRTVEVDLDQDGAPDWNAEVLQTDAAINPGNSGGALVNIKGQVIGINSMKIAQEAVEGIGFAIPINAATPIISDLEKYGQVRRPYMGVELRSLSDIPSYHWQATLHLPPNVTEGVAVIQVVPMSPAAQAGLQQFDVIVALDGEKIRNVLDLRKYLYTKKSIGDRMEVTFYRDGEKRTVTLKLARESY; encoded by the coding sequence ATGGGATATTACGATGACCATTATGAGCCGCACGGACAGACAAGACGAAAACGGCGCAGTGGTTCGTTCGTTTCTGCGCTTGTCGGCGCTGTACTAGGGGGGCTGCTCGTCCTTATGTCCATCCCGGCGCTTTCTCGTTGGGACGTCCTCCCGTACGATGTCGTGCCGCCACAGGGCGGAGAAGGAGAACGAGAAGAGGAAAATGGAGCTCCCCCCATCCAGCAAAGTGTTTCGGTTGATGTGACAACAGCGGTGACGAAAGCGATCGATCAAGTATCCGATGCGGTCGTCGGCGTCGTCAATATTCAAGCAGCGGGCTTCTGGTCGCAAGGCGGCGAAGCCGGCGTCGGGTCGGGCGTCATTTACAAGAAGGCGGGCGGTCGGGCGTTTATCGTCACAAACCACCACGTCGTCGAAAACGCCAGCCAGTTGGAAGTGAGTTTGAAAGATGGGACGAGAGTGCCGGCGAAGCTGCTCGGCAGCGACGTGCTTATGGATTTGGCCGTGTTGGAAATTGATGCGAAACATGTGAAAAAAGTCGCCCCATTCGGCAACTCCGATACGGTGAAGCCGGGCGAACCGGTCATCGCCATCGGCAATCCGCTCGGTTTGCAGTTCGCTGGATCGGTGACACAAGGCATTATTTCCGGGACGAACCGGACGGTGGAAGTCGACTTGGATCAAGACGGCGCACCGGACTGGAACGCGGAAGTACTGCAGACAGATGCGGCGATCAACCCGGGCAACAGCGGCGGCGCCCTCGTGAACATCAAAGGACAAGTGATCGGCATCAATTCGATGAAAATTGCCCAAGAAGCAGTTGAAGGGATCGGGTTTGCCATCCCGATCAATGCAGCGACCCCGATTATTTCTGACTTAGAGAAATACGGGCAAGTGCGCCGCCCGTACATGGGCGTGGAGCTCCGCTCGCTCAGCGATATCCCATCGTATCATTGGCAGGCGACGCTTCATTTGCCGCCGAACGTGACGGAAGGAGTGGCGGTCATCCAAGTGGTTCCGATGTCGCCGGCTGCGCAAGCAGGCTTGCAGCAGTTTGACGTCATTGTGGCGCTTGACGGTGAAAAAATCCGTAACGTGCTTGACTTGCGCAAGTATTTGTACACAAAAAAATCGATCGGTGATCGAATGGAAGTGACGTTTTATCGCGACGGGGAGAAACGGACCGTTACGCTGAAATTAGCGCGCGAGTCGTATTAA
- a CDS encoding NAD-dependent epimerase/dehydratase family protein, with translation MKVFVTGGCGFIGSHIVDLLAESGYDVIVIDDLLTGSASFLHPKAKWHRTDLLSSAEIDALFARERPDYVIHQAAQTHVSASILDPAADARINILGTLTILRCCVKHKVKKMIFASSCAVYGDAGDISITESFPTRPASFYAASKQTAELYIRLFHRHYNLTYTILRYANVYGPRQSAKNEGGVVAALIHKQLAKEAPIIFGDGNQTRDFVFVKDVARANCLALTKGDNETFNIGTNKKTTINELAALISSFFPSPISCLYHPERPGDIRHSRLNADKAKLMLDWQPAYNLETGLAETVHFYKTNRR, from the coding sequence TTGAAAGTTTTCGTGACCGGTGGCTGTGGGTTTATCGGCTCCCATATTGTCGATTTGCTGGCGGAATCGGGGTATGATGTGATCGTGATTGACGACCTTCTAACAGGATCGGCATCCTTTCTCCATCCGAAAGCGAAATGGCATCGCACCGACCTCTTATCTTCCGCTGAGATTGATGCCTTGTTTGCACGCGAAAGACCAGATTACGTCATCCACCAAGCAGCCCAAACTCATGTCTCCGCTTCAATTCTTGACCCCGCTGCCGACGCTAGGATCAACATTTTGGGGACGTTAACAATTCTTCGTTGCTGTGTCAAGCACAAGGTGAAAAAAATGATCTTCGCCTCCTCATGCGCGGTTTACGGCGATGCCGGCGACATCAGCATCACCGAGTCGTTCCCCACCCGCCCTGCTTCCTTTTATGCCGCCTCGAAGCAGACGGCTGAGCTGTACATCCGTCTCTTTCATCGTCATTACAACCTCACATATACGATATTACGATACGCCAACGTGTACGGACCGCGGCAATCTGCCAAAAATGAAGGCGGCGTCGTAGCGGCGCTCATCCATAAACAGCTTGCCAAGGAAGCGCCGATCATATTCGGCGACGGCAACCAGACGCGCGATTTTGTGTTCGTCAAAGACGTCGCCCGGGCAAACTGTCTCGCTTTGACCAAAGGAGACAATGAAACGTTCAATATCGGCACAAACAAAAAGACAACGATCAACGAGCTGGCCGCGCTCATTTCTTCCTTCTTCCCTTCACCAATCAGCTGCCTTTACCATCCCGAACGGCCTGGGGACATCCGCCATAGCCGTTTGAATGCCGACAAAGCAAAGCTGATGCTTGATTGGCAGCCGGCATACAATCTGGAAACCGGTTTAGCGGAGACCGTGCATTTTTACAAAACGAACAGACGTTAG